In Archangium violaceum, the following are encoded in one genomic region:
- the mpl gene encoding UDP-N-acetylmuramate:L-alanyl-gamma-D-glutamyl-meso-diaminopimelate ligase, with protein sequence MADDNGNVLETISPGAVRRIHLVGVAGTGMGSFAGMLKSAGYEVTGSDENVYPPMSDMLRNWGIQALTPYSPENLDVAKPDLVIIGNVIRRVNPEATAVRERRIPQMSFPAALGSLFLDRSHSVVVAGTHGKTTTSSLMAHVLVEAGRDPSFLVGGVTQNYSGNYRVGKGQHFVVEGDEYDTAYWDKGSKFLHYRPKTAILTSVEFDHADIFKDLPHYEATFDKFIRLIPKDGRLVVCTAYPNAMELAKACQGQVVTYVAKEGAAADYTPRGIRFGPEGARFEVVERGTALGTALLPLSGMHNVENTLAVVAAARGLGLTFGEIAKGLATFRGVKRRQEVRGEPGGILVVDDFAHHPTAVRETIAAIRHRYPERRLWAIFEPRSNTSRRNIHQEDYAHSFTGATRASLKVPERHDKVPTGEELDVPRVCEELKAQGIAADHAPDVPSLVERVAREAKYGDVLLVMSNGAFGGFIDKLLVALRSRGGER encoded by the coding sequence ATGGCTGACGACAACGGCAACGTCCTCGAAACCATCTCCCCCGGCGCCGTGCGCCGCATCCACCTCGTCGGCGTGGCCGGCACCGGCATGGGCTCGTTCGCCGGCATGCTCAAGTCCGCCGGGTACGAAGTCACCGGCAGCGACGAGAACGTCTACCCGCCCATGAGCGACATGCTCCGCAACTGGGGCATCCAGGCGCTCACCCCGTACAGCCCGGAGAACCTCGACGTCGCGAAGCCGGACCTCGTCATCATCGGCAACGTCATCCGCCGGGTGAACCCCGAGGCCACCGCCGTCCGCGAGCGCCGCATTCCCCAGATGAGCTTCCCGGCCGCGCTCGGCTCGCTCTTCCTGGACCGCTCGCACTCCGTCGTGGTGGCGGGCACGCACGGCAAGACGACCACGTCCTCGCTCATGGCGCACGTCCTGGTGGAGGCCGGGAGGGATCCGAGCTTCCTGGTGGGCGGTGTCACGCAGAACTACTCGGGCAACTACCGGGTGGGGAAGGGGCAGCACTTCGTCGTCGAGGGTGACGAGTACGACACCGCGTACTGGGACAAGGGCTCCAAGTTCCTCCACTACCGTCCGAAGACGGCCATCCTCACCAGCGTGGAGTTCGACCACGCGGACATCTTCAAGGACCTGCCGCACTACGAGGCCACCTTCGACAAGTTCATCCGGTTGATTCCGAAGGACGGCCGGCTGGTGGTGTGCACCGCGTACCCCAACGCCATGGAGCTGGCGAAGGCGTGCCAGGGCCAGGTGGTGACGTACGTGGCCAAGGAGGGCGCGGCGGCGGACTACACCCCGCGCGGCATCCGCTTCGGCCCCGAGGGTGCCCGCTTCGAGGTCGTCGAGCGCGGCACCGCGCTGGGCACCGCGCTGCTGCCGCTCTCCGGCATGCACAACGTGGAGAACACGCTCGCGGTCGTCGCCGCGGCGCGCGGGCTGGGCCTCACCTTCGGGGAGATCGCCAAGGGACTGGCCACCTTCCGCGGGGTGAAGCGCCGCCAGGAGGTGCGCGGGGAGCCGGGCGGCATCCTCGTGGTGGACGACTTCGCGCACCACCCCACGGCGGTGCGCGAGACGATCGCCGCCATCCGCCACCGCTACCCGGAGCGCCGGCTGTGGGCCATCTTCGAGCCGCGCTCCAACACGAGCCGCCGCAACATCCACCAGGAGGACTACGCGCACTCCTTCACCGGCGCGACGCGGGCCAGCCTCAAGGTGCCCGAGCGTCATGACAAGGTGCCCACCGGCGAGGAGTTGGACGTGCCCCGCGTCTGCGAGGAGCTGAAGGCCCAGGGCATCGCCGCCGACCATGCCCCGGACGTGCCCTCGCTCGTGGAGCGCGTGGCGCGCGAGGCGAAGTACGGGGACGTGCTGCTCGTCATGAGCAACGGCGCCTTCGGGGGCTTCATCGACAAGCTGCTCGTCGCGCTGCGCTCGCGCGGGGGGGAGCGGTAG
- a CDS encoding polysaccharide biosynthesis/export family protein — MRTPSLLVLLLVALTACRTTAPAPTTLDASAATAATSDSDGSETRRTLGAGDLVDVRVYQEPEHSGVWAVSPEGTIDYPLCGKIHLAGLTSGTAADALRQCLARYLRHPDVSVAIREYNSKKVFIFGEVQKPGTFTYVEGMTIIEAITMAGGLTKLASPNGTHVARQAEGQQQKIRVPVKDIRDGLEKNFSLRPGDIVFVPESFF; from the coding sequence ATGCGCACCCCTTCCCTACTCGTGCTGCTGCTCGTCGCGCTGACCGCGTGCCGTACCACCGCGCCCGCCCCGACGACGCTCGACGCCTCGGCGGCCACCGCCGCGACCTCTGACTCCGACGGCTCCGAGACCCGCCGCACCCTGGGCGCCGGAGACCTGGTGGACGTGCGCGTCTACCAGGAGCCGGAGCACTCGGGGGTATGGGCCGTGTCCCCCGAGGGCACCATCGACTACCCGCTGTGCGGGAAGATCCACCTGGCGGGCCTCACCTCCGGCACCGCCGCGGACGCGCTGCGCCAGTGTCTGGCCCGCTACCTGCGCCACCCCGACGTGTCCGTCGCCATCCGCGAGTACAACTCCAAGAAGGTCTTCATCTTCGGCGAGGTGCAGAAGCCGGGCACGTTCACCTATGTGGAGGGGATGACCATCATCGAGGCCATCACCATGGCCGGCGGTCTCACCAAGCTGGCCTCGCCCAACGGCACCCACGTGGCGCGTCAGGCCGAGGGCCAGCAGCAGAAGATCCGCGTCCCGGTGAAGGACATCCGCGACGGGCTGGAGAAGAACTTCTCCCTGCGCCCGGGGGACATCGTCTTCGTGCCGGAGAGCTTCTTCTAG
- a CDS encoding TlpA family protein disulfide reductase encodes MRPLHLTLAALALSGCASKMPPLTGPAAPATASSALVASESSAPAPLQFSVKRYPGGEPHAIASDRGSVVLLDVWATWCEPCRDALPMYEDLAKHYASRGLKVYALNVDEDARAIPTFLKETKVSLPVLLDANAEVSEKVLRVRLMPTTVLIDRKGMVRYVHEGFAEEFLAKYQSEIEHLLAEPAN; translated from the coding sequence ATGCGTCCCCTGCACCTCACCCTGGCCGCGCTCGCCCTGTCCGGCTGCGCGTCGAAGATGCCGCCGCTCACCGGGCCCGCGGCTCCCGCCACCGCCTCCAGTGCCCTGGTGGCGTCCGAGTCCTCCGCGCCCGCGCCGCTCCAGTTCTCCGTGAAGCGCTACCCGGGCGGCGAGCCCCACGCCATCGCCAGTGACCGGGGCAGCGTGGTGCTGCTCGACGTGTGGGCCACCTGGTGCGAGCCCTGCCGCGACGCGCTCCCGATGTACGAGGATCTCGCGAAGCACTACGCCTCGCGCGGCCTGAAGGTGTATGCGCTCAACGTGGATGAGGATGCCCGCGCCATCCCCACCTTCTTGAAGGAGACGAAGGTGTCGCTGCCCGTGCTCCTCGACGCCAACGCCGAGGTGTCGGAGAAGGTGCTGCGGGTCCGCCTCATGCCCACCACGGTGCTCATCGACCGCAAGGGTATGGTGCGTTACGTCCACGAGGGCTTCGCCGAGGAGTTCCTCGCCAAGTACCAGTCGGAGATCGAGCACCTGCTCGCCGAGCCCGCGAACTGA
- a CDS encoding AgmX/PglI C-terminal domain-containing protein: MASPQQSRILRVGLVQDGRILEERLLRKPGNFTVGQDPKNSLVLPLPDLPASFPVFEYKANQYNLVFTDDMQGRVNLGSSDVDFQALRKQGMAMERADQYVLPLQESARGVVQLDKDLRLFFQFVTPPPDSEKLKLPPDLQGGSWRTMDRMFFGILAASLLLHFSGAAVIIASKPPPEPELELDQLDDRFARVFIPPPKQEEPKKQANETAQAAAPEKKPDKQKATEEKPAETASKPSTPEEAAARRAEVAKKVAGKGLLKILGSSGGGGGAFSDVLGGSTGGGDIASALAGAGGVGIANQAAVGSGGPRGGGSGSVAGIGDLGTSGGGKVDLGTKKEAEISGRVTSATPEVDSADVDRDALSRYIKARLKAIQNCYEKELKRNPNLKGKVTVRFNIMPSGRAGDIEIEENTLGSDAVGSCIRTVVRGWVFPFKPDDEVSVAYPFLFSPGG; encoded by the coding sequence ATGGCTTCCCCTCAGCAGAGCCGGATCCTCCGTGTCGGTCTCGTCCAGGATGGGCGCATCCTCGAGGAGCGCCTCCTGCGCAAGCCCGGCAACTTCACCGTCGGCCAGGATCCGAAGAACTCCCTCGTCCTGCCCCTTCCGGACCTGCCGGCCAGCTTCCCCGTCTTCGAGTACAAGGCCAACCAGTACAACCTGGTCTTCACCGACGACATGCAGGGCCGGGTGAACCTCGGCTCCTCGGACGTGGACTTCCAGGCGCTGCGCAAGCAGGGCATGGCCATGGAGCGCGCGGACCAGTACGTCCTGCCCCTCCAGGAGAGTGCCCGCGGAGTCGTTCAGCTCGACAAGGACCTGCGCCTCTTCTTCCAGTTCGTCACGCCCCCTCCCGACTCCGAGAAGCTCAAGCTCCCTCCGGACCTCCAGGGCGGCAGCTGGCGGACCATGGACCGGATGTTCTTCGGCATCCTGGCCGCCTCGCTCCTGCTGCACTTCTCCGGCGCGGCGGTGATCATCGCGTCCAAGCCTCCACCCGAGCCCGAGCTCGAGCTGGATCAGCTGGATGACCGCTTCGCCCGCGTGTTCATTCCTCCGCCCAAGCAGGAGGAGCCCAAGAAGCAGGCCAACGAGACCGCCCAGGCCGCGGCCCCCGAGAAGAAGCCCGACAAGCAGAAGGCCACCGAAGAGAAGCCCGCGGAGACCGCGTCCAAGCCCTCCACCCCGGAGGAGGCCGCCGCCCGGCGCGCCGAGGTGGCGAAGAAGGTGGCCGGCAAGGGCCTCTTGAAGATCCTGGGCTCCTCGGGCGGTGGCGGTGGCGCGTTCTCGGACGTACTCGGTGGCAGCACCGGCGGCGGAGACATCGCGTCGGCGCTGGCCGGCGCGGGCGGCGTGGGCATCGCCAATCAGGCCGCGGTGGGCTCCGGCGGCCCGCGCGGCGGTGGCAGCGGCAGCGTGGCCGGCATCGGCGACCTCGGCACCAGCGGCGGCGGCAAGGTGGACCTGGGCACCAAGAAGGAGGCCGAGATCTCCGGCCGTGTCACCAGCGCCACCCCCGAGGTGGACAGCGCCGACGTGGACCGCGACGCGCTCAGCCGCTACATCAAGGCCCGCCTCAAGGCCATCCAGAACTGCTACGAGAAGGAGCTCAAGCGCAACCCCAACCTCAAGGGCAAGGTGACGGTGCGCTTCAACATCATGCCTTCCGGGCGCGCCGGGGACATCGAAATCGAGGAAAACACCCTGGGCAGCGACGCGGTGGGCAGTTGCATCCGCACCGTCGTGCGCGGCTGGGTGTTCCCCTTCAAACCAGATGACGAAGTCTCGGTGGCCTACCCGTTCCTCTTCTCGCCCGGAGGATAG
- a CDS encoding inositol monophosphatase family protein — MSDESPATLRRIAEEGARLAGRVLAERFQGERIIEYKGGIDLVTDADRAAEETVLGFIRQHYPGHAVLAEESGASQGSGLRWIVDPLDGTTNYAHRVPHFCVSVGVEGPGGVLAGAIYNPMLNELFSAARGEGATLNGQPLRASSTTELGHSLLCTGFPYDVHQRPEGPVGLLRRFIVRAQGMRRTGSAALDLAYVAAGRFDGFFEFGLKPWDVAAGSLLVQEAGGTMVRIDGAPFRVGIGDVLACAPGLAQQLLTESQGFLADIGWVPKAPVS, encoded by the coding sequence ATGTCCGACGAGTCGCCCGCCACCCTGCGCCGTATCGCCGAGGAGGGAGCCCGGCTCGCCGGACGGGTGCTCGCCGAGCGTTTCCAGGGCGAGCGCATCATCGAATACAAGGGAGGCATCGACCTGGTCACCGACGCGGACCGGGCGGCCGAGGAGACGGTGCTCGGCTTCATCCGCCAGCACTACCCGGGCCATGCGGTGTTGGCCGAGGAGAGCGGGGCCTCGCAGGGCTCGGGCCTGCGGTGGATCGTCGATCCGCTGGATGGCACGACGAACTACGCGCACCGGGTGCCGCACTTCTGCGTGAGCGTGGGAGTGGAGGGGCCAGGCGGAGTGCTCGCCGGGGCCATCTACAACCCCATGTTGAACGAGCTCTTCTCCGCCGCGCGAGGGGAGGGGGCCACGCTCAACGGCCAACCGCTGCGAGCCTCGAGCACCACGGAGCTGGGGCACTCCCTGCTGTGCACGGGCTTCCCCTACGACGTGCACCAGCGGCCCGAGGGACCGGTGGGCCTGTTGCGGCGCTTCATCGTCCGGGCGCAGGGCATGCGCCGCACGGGCAGCGCCGCGTTGGACCTGGCCTACGTGGCCGCGGGCCGCTTCGACGGCTTCTTCGAGTTCGGCCTCAAGCCCTGGGACGTGGCGGCGGGCTCGCTGCTGGTGCAGGAGGCGGGCGGGACGATGGTGCGCATCGACGGCGCTCCCTTCCGGGTGGGGATTGGGGATGTGCTCGCCTGCGCGCCGGGACTGGCCCAGCAGCTCCTCACCGAGAGCCAGGGCTTCCTCGCCGACATCGGCTGGGTGCCCAAGGCCCCGGTCTCCTGA
- a CDS encoding cyclic nucleotide-binding domain-containing protein, whose translation MEKLAVISSSPLFEMLSSTELAHLAELAEQRRYTDGELIFEEGELGDSLYVIVRGEVEVVRRDGGGVPRPLTVLTAPDFFGEMSLIDKEYRSATVRARTEAVLLRLTTQHLSTFRQTHRDGFTFVVINIARILSARVREANARLAARQA comes from the coding sequence ATGGAAAAGCTGGCCGTCATTTCATCCTCGCCGCTGTTCGAGATGCTCTCCAGCACGGAGCTGGCGCATCTGGCCGAGCTGGCCGAGCAGCGGCGCTACACCGATGGGGAGCTCATCTTCGAGGAAGGTGAGCTGGGCGACAGCCTCTACGTCATCGTGCGCGGCGAGGTGGAGGTGGTGCGGCGCGATGGCGGCGGAGTGCCCCGGCCCCTCACGGTGCTCACCGCTCCGGACTTCTTCGGGGAGATGAGCCTCATCGACAAGGAGTACCGCTCCGCCACGGTGCGGGCACGCACGGAGGCGGTGCTGCTGCGGCTCACCACCCAGCATCTGTCCACCTTCCGTCAGACCCACCGCGACGGCTTCACCTTCGTCGTCATCAACATCGCGCGCATCCTGTCGGCGCGGGTGCGCGAGGCCAATGCCCGGCTCGCGGCCAGGCAGGCGTGA